The Tachypleus tridentatus isolate NWPU-2018 chromosome 5, ASM421037v1, whole genome shotgun sequence genome includes a window with the following:
- the LOC143251007 gene encoding F-box only protein 22-like, with protein MDHKQHGDDEGISTGMKLFSESKAKYSIEESIGQVLTTNYLIVERIFNGLPIPDLNTCARVCKLWNIVSQTIKKKRHDIFWMFQVAEYNDDDDDDIVIDAHINSTDDKQNYVCSSNVEVGDHFYKILHEAPAEPKFGLLFCNDRFFFKPHHYFPDFEVVNTLHHKKNKKIQTEIVQINHSGRMIYNTPVMNFLARSFPRSCYLFGCAVPGIVGTPVDWSTPIEAEAYPGFSGVLLPDLPGVNVYPFTVTENNPFLASLNKRRNHKSQKMEISQVTGIPNDAKVKCLLLFFMEVLEQDCPIQALVEHYLIKQEKNIALGGAIVHELGFPFRVGNESRVIGGGVAFSGENVQAASVIIEEHVKTIKELEVKLKKLKECNIPEKKCLCFMFACCGRGALFYQKSNVEATTFHKVFPNVPLFGVFGNGELGINYLPRQTKEKRKVNHAIKGISGRTWLHAYTTVFVLLSFQN; from the exons ATGGATCACAAACAACATGGAGATGACGAAGGTATTTCAACTGGAATGAAGTTATTTTCCGAAAGTAAAGCAAAATATTCAATAGAAGAAAGTATCGGCCAGGtgttaacaacaaattatttaattgtaGAACGTATATTTAACGGTCTTCCAATACCCGACTTGAACACGTGTGCTCGTGTTTGTAAACTGTGGAACATTGTGTCACAAACTATTAAAAAGAAACGTCATGATATTTTTTGGATGTTTCAG gtTGCAGAATATAATGACGATGACGATGATGACATTGTGATTGATGCCCACATCAATTCAACTGATGATAAACAGAATTATGTTTGTAGCAGCAATGTTGAGGTTGGTGACCACTTTTATAAAATCCTCCATGAAGCCCCAGCAGAACCAAAGTTTGGATTGCTGTTTTGCAATGATCGTTTCTTCTTCAAACCTCACCACTATTTTCCAGATTTTGAAGTTGTTAATACCCTTCATCATAAGAAGAATAAGAAAATTCAGACAGAAATTGTGCAAATAAATCATTCAGGAAGAATGATATATAATACACCAG TTATGAACTTTTTGGCTAGAAGTTTTCCCCGTTCTTGCTACTTGTTCGGCTGTGCTGTTCCAGGAATTGTGGGGACTCCTGTGGATTGGTCAACACCCATAGAAGCAGAAGCATATCCTGGATTCTCGGGTGTACTTTTACCAGACCTCCCTGGTGTAAATGTCTACCCTTTCACAGTTACAGAAAATAATCCATTTCTGGCCAGCTTAAATAAACGAAGGAACCATAAATCTCAGAAGATGGAAATATCACAAGTTACTGGCATACCTAATGATGCTAAGGTgaagtgtttattattattttttatggaaGTTCTGGAGCAAGATTGCCCCATCCAGGCACTTGTTGAACACTAtcttataaaacaagaaaagaacATTGCCCTTGGAGGGGCTATTGTTCACGAACTGGGGTTTCCTTTTAGAGTAGGTAATGAATCTCGTGTCATTGGAGGGGGTGTAGCCTTTAGTGGTGAAAATGTTCAAGCTGCTTCTGTGATTATTGAAGAGCATGTAAAGACAATCAAAGAATTAGAAGTTAAAttgaaaaaattgaaagaatgtaatattcctgaaaaaaaatgtctttgttttatGTTTGCTTGCTGCGGAAGGGGTGCTTTGTTTTATCAAAAATCAAATGTTGAGGCTACAACCTTTCATAAAGTCTTTCCTAATGTACCTCTGTTTGGTGTTTTTGGAAATGGTGAACTAGGAATAAATTACCTGCCAAGGCAAACCAAAGAGAAGAGAAAGGTAAATCATGCAATAAAAGGAATTAGTGGCAGAACATGGCTTCATGCATATACAACAGTTTTTGTACTACTGTCCTTTCAAAATTAA